The following proteins come from a genomic window of Achromobacter deleyi:
- the crcB gene encoding fluoride efflux transporter CrcB — protein sequence MNLLLVFVGGGLGSAARYGMSLAALRLGWIAFPYATLATNVIGCFVMGLITELLALKFSVSQPTRLFLTTGIVGGFTTFSTFALETALHVEQGRAGLALLYAGLSLGLGLAALFGGMALVRTL from the coding sequence TTGAATCTACTGCTGGTATTCGTCGGCGGCGGCCTGGGTTCCGCCGCGCGCTACGGCATGAGCCTGGCCGCGCTGCGGCTGGGCTGGATCGCCTTCCCCTACGCCACCCTGGCCACCAACGTGATCGGCTGCTTCGTCATGGGGCTGATCACCGAATTGCTGGCGTTGAAATTCTCGGTGTCGCAGCCGACCCGGCTGTTCCTGACCACCGGCATCGTCGGCGGCTTCACCACCTTCTCGACCTTCGCGCTGGAAACGGCGCTGCATGTGGAACAGGGCCGCGCCGGCCTGGCGCTGCTGTACGCCGGCCTGTCGCTCGGCCTGGGGCTGGCGGCGCTATTCGGCGGGATGGCGCTGGTGCGGACGCTGTGA